TGGTCCTGGCCTTCGTGTTCGGCTGGCTGGCGATTAAGTTCGTCAAGATCGTCGCCTACTTCATCGGGTTCGCCGCCGGGGCCTTCATCCTGCCGGCGCTGTTCGGTTTGTTCGGGCTGAACCTCGGCTTCCTGCTCGAAGCCCTCATCGGCGGCGTCATCGGACTCCTGCTGATGGTGTTCGTGTTCGACTGGGGCCTGATCCTGCTGACGGCGATGATGGGCGCTTCCGCCGTCGGGGGCGGGATCCAGGAAGTCCTCGGCGTCGGCCAGCCGATCACCGGCCTCGTTTTCCTCGTGCTTCTGGTCGCCGGGGTCTTTGTTCAGGCGCGCAGCAAAGGATGAGGCTGGCCGGAGGCCGTCTCGGGCCCGGCACTCCCAACTAACGAAGGAACCGGAACCGGCTGCGCCAGCGCAGCCGGTTCACTCCTGACAGCCCGCAGGTGGAGGGTCACCCCGCCGGGCCGGATCAGCGCATGATGCGCGGCATCAACCAGAAGGCCGTGTCATCTTCGAAGTCTCCCCGCGTCTGCACAGTCAGGATGAACTTGACCTTCTTGCCTGCCAGATCCGACAGGTCGGTATCGACCGAGCGGAACTCGTCGTCGTACTCCTCATTCCACTCATCCAGCGTCTTCACCGAGCCGTCGCCGATCCGATACTCCAGCTTCATCTTCATACTGCACTGCTCAGAATCATCCAGACAACTGATGACCGCCCGGAAGGCGTCGCCCTGTTCCACCTTGAAGGCCGGGAACTCCCCTCGGATGCGGCCGTCTTCGATCGCCGGCGGATTCGTCCATAGCCCGGGTTCATTCTCTCTGCGCCCACCCTCCATCACGGCTTCCTCCACTCGCAGGACAAAGCCATCGGGCGACCCGGCCTCGCCGGGGCACGGCAGGTCACCTGAGGCAGTGGACCAATCCGCATCGCAGTAGTTCTCCACCAGGCTGTAGACCACTTTGTCGGGCAGGGAGACGCGGATGCCTACCCAGAAGGGCTTCGTCCCCTGGTCTCCGATTCCAAACAGCTGTCCCCCGAGCGACTGCAGTTTCCAATATCCGCGGTATTCCCCTTTGCCTTCGGGCGCTTCCAGGTCCACAGAGATGTCGACCGTCTCGCCGGGTCTGACCTCCCCCAACAGCGGTTGACTCTTGGCTCCCGACATCCGATCTCCTGAGTCAAACAGCAGATCGTAGTCACGCGTCCAGGTGCACGAGCCATTGTTCCTCAAGCGCCAGGTCTTGGTGAAATCGGCCCCCGGCCTGAACTCCGAGCCGTCGGGGACGGTGACGTCGCTGACGAGGGTTGCCCGATTGCAGGGGATCGTCGTCGGGGCCACCGTGGGCGACAGCGTCGGCACCGGCGTGGTGGCGGCCGATGGATTGGGAGGTGTCAGGCTTGGTCCTTCCGTCGAAATGGGAGGCAAAGGGATCGGCCCGGTCGCGGCGGCTGCGATTTCGGTCATAACCGACTCGACCGTGTGGGCGGCTGCGGTCCCCGCCGTGTTGCCAACTGCCGGTTGTGGCACCAAGCCAGCCGGCAGAGCACAGGCAAGACTGACGGCCGCGCCGGCCAGGCCTACCGTCAGCAGGCAGCGCAGGTCCTTTCTCATCCCAACCTCCTTTGCCCGCCCCTGCGGCCCGGCTGGGGCGGCGCCTGGACTGTAACGCATGCTGGCCCTGGGCTGCCGCGACTGATTCTACGCTTGGCTGCAGTCCCAAGAGGCATCGACGCTCTTCCTGAGGTTGCCGTTCCCGGCCATCGTGGCCGCCTCTCCCCCGCGCAGGGGAAGGACCTTTCCCCTGTTTGGTTCCACCCTTGGCGGGATTGTCGTTGTCCACCAAGTGGCGTAGAAATAGAACGTCTGTTCTATCTCGTTCACCATGGAGCCATCTACCATGCTATCCCAACAACGCCTGCCACTCGCCGCCTCCGACCTACCACTCCCGGCCGCCGATCCGGCGCTGCTGGAGACGCTGCTTCAGCCGCGCCTGTCGCTGTTCTGGGGGGCGCACACGCCCACCCGCACGCTGCTGGCCGTGTTGACCACCCTGGCGGCGCGCGGCCAGGCGGTGCGCGTCTTCGACGGCGGCAACCGCTTCGACGGCTACTTCGTCGCCCGGCTTGCCCGCCAGCTCACCCC
The genomic region above belongs to Anaerolineales bacterium and contains:
- a CDS encoding NBR1-Ig-like domain-containing protein; its protein translation is MRKDLRCLLTVGLAGAAVSLACALPAGLVPQPAVGNTAGTAAAHTVESVMTEIAAAATGPIPLPPISTEGPSLTPPNPSAATTPVPTLSPTVAPTTIPCNRATLVSDVTVPDGSEFRPGADFTKTWRLRNNGSCTWTRDYDLLFDSGDRMSGAKSQPLLGEVRPGETVDISVDLEAPEGKGEYRGYWKLQSLGGQLFGIGDQGTKPFWVGIRVSLPDKVVYSLVENYCDADWSTASGDLPCPGEAGSPDGFVLRVEEAVMEGGRRENEPGLWTNPPAIEDGRIRGEFPAFKVEQGDAFRAVISCLDDSEQCSMKMKLEYRIGDGSVKTLDEWNEEYDDEFRSVDTDLSDLAGKKVKFILTVQTRGDFEDDTAFWLMPRIMR